From the genome of Bacillus sp. SM2101:
CCCTATGGAATATAGAGCTAAAGCCGCTTAAGTGACTTTTTATTATTTCCGCTGTCTACTAGACAGGGGGCAGTTCATTCAGTGTCATCCTTTTTTCCGTCTAACTAATAATATGTTCAAAACATCAGATTATAATTGCTTAAGGAAATATTCTCTTAAAGGTATTTTTCTACCTTCAAAATCCCAATTGTGATATATGGTGAAAATATGTTGTATATCTCCATGCGCTCTCTCTTCCACTAAATTTTTTACTAGCATATTGCTTCTCCAATAATCAAACATTATACTTGCCAAACTGCCTTCATATGAATTATATCCAAAATCTTCGATAGAATGTCCGCCGTACTTCTCACTAAATGCGTTGACTAAATCACTTTCAACTTGATATATTTCTTGAAAGTCTTCTTCGCTTAATAAGTGCTTTCTTGGTATGTAGAAACACATTCCCTCTTCAAACCAAAAATCGTCTTCACGACCATCATCAAAATCTCCAAGAAATAAATCAGAGTGATGTGTAAGTTCGTGTGCTAAAATCACCAATATATGTTCTAGTGAAAGATTGTTATAGAACCTACGAATGTCTGGTAGATCTTTTTCATCTAACTGCCGTATAAATAATTTCTTCCATTCGTCTACATCTGGAGTCATATATATTACATCTTGCTTGGTGAATGCTGGTATCGGTATATTTGAGAAAAAACTAGTAACAAGGTCTTCAGACGTCCATACTACACCTTTTGGCAGCTGAGATAACGAGTATTTATCTTCTAATATTTTGCTATAACTCTTTAGAGTGTTAAATAAATAATGAGCATTATCTTTAATATCTTTAACTTTTTCCTCTTTTTCAAATGCAAAAACTTGTTTCATATGTAAATTTCCCCTTTAATAGATCACTACTTGTTATTTGATAAATATGTTTTATTTATATTTTAACACAATATTCCATTAATATTTTTAATGCTCGCATCTACAATTAGCTAGAAAACAGACAATAACAAAGAAATGTATTATATTATAAATTAGTGAGGATGATATATGACAAGCAGATTTAATCTTTACATTTTTTTAACTACAGCTTAATATAGGTAAGTCTATAATATGTTTATATAGATTTTTTTTAGTAAGGTTCTTGTCTTCAAATTTGTTGTTATTATGAACAAATTGGTACCTAAAGAAGTTGCTTTATATGTTGGTCATCATTTTTATAGAAGAAAAGATACCGTAAACTCTAGTTGTTTACGTGTTTATTACATAATAAGAATAATTTTGTTGCTAATGCTACGAAATTTGGTCTGTAACATATGTTTTATACGTTTGTTATCGTTTCAGAAAAGATAAGATGCTATGAACTCTAGTTGTGTATATGTTTAAATCTTAGTACGAAAAATAACAACCAATGCGAAAACAATTTTTAAATTACTCTAAAAAAGTATAAAGGAGTACTCTAGTCATATCGAGCTGTACGATAAACAACAATTTAAGTATTAAAAGCATGAGGACCTTATTCTAACTGGCATTGAAACATTATTTGATACATATATCTTTTTGGAGGTTGCACATTTATGAATAGTCTTAACAATGAACCATCTAAAGGGAAGAGGTTACGAGAAATTTTCAAAATCTCCTCTTTATTAGGATTCACCTCGTTTGGAGGACCTGTAGCCCATTTAGGGTTTTTCCAAAATGAATATGTCAAAAAAAGAAAATGGCTAGATGATCATAGCTATGCTAATTTGGTTGCTCTTTGTCAGTTTCTTCCTGGTCCAGCGAGTAGTCAGGTGGGGATTGCGATAGGGATGATTCGTGGTGGGTTGCTAGGTGGAGTGATTTCATGGTTAGGGTTTACACTCCCATCTGTCATTGCCCTCGTCCTGTTCGCTTATTTATATCAAAGCTTTGACTTAGGTGGTGCAGGCTGGATACACGGGCTAAAGATTGTGGCGGTGGCAGTTGTTGCCCAGGCTATCATGAACATGGGGAAAAAGCTAGCTCCAGACCGACCTAGAATATCTATAGCTATATTGAGCGCTATATTTATACTTATTATGCCAACAGCCATAAGTCAACTAGCATTAATTTTAATTGCTGGTTTGGTGGGATTAATCCTCTATAAAAACAAACAAAACACTCCGATGAAAGAATTAAAGGTTGGGATTAATCGCAAAATTGGTGTTTTTGCTTGGGTCTTATTCTTTGGTTTATTAATAGGACTTCCTATCCTTAGACAACTATCAGCAAGTCAATCGCTTGCCATATTCGATACGTTTTATCGCGTAGGATCACTCGTTTTTGGTGGTGGTCATGTTGTATTACCAATGTTAGAAAGAGAAGTTGTTCCTAGTGGTTGGATTACTAAGGAAACATTTTTAGCTGGATATGGAGCTGCGCAGGCAGTACCTGGTCCATTATTTACTTTTTCTGGGTATTTAGGTGCAATTATTAACGGATGGAAAGGTGCTACAATAGCTACAATTGC
Proteins encoded in this window:
- a CDS encoding chromate transporter, giving the protein MNSLNNEPSKGKRLREIFKISSLLGFTSFGGPVAHLGFFQNEYVKKRKWLDDHSYANLVALCQFLPGPASSQVGIAIGMIRGGLLGGVISWLGFTLPSVIALVLFAYLYQSFDLGGAGWIHGLKIVAVAVVAQAIMNMGKKLAPDRPRISIAILSAIFILIMPTAISQLALILIAGLVGLILYKNKQNTPMKELKVGINRKIGVFAWVLFFGLLIGLPILRQLSASQSLAIFDTFYRVGSLVFGGGHVVLPMLEREVVPSGWITKETFLAGYGAAQAVPGPLFTFSGYLGAIINGWKGATIATIAIFLPSFLLIIGTLPFWDMIRKYPYIQSVLMGVNAGVLGILLAALYDPIFTSAIATPVDFALAIAAFTLLVYWKVPAWLVVILAALGGAIVGIL